In Maylandia zebra isolate NMK-2024a linkage group LG9, Mzebra_GT3a, whole genome shotgun sequence, the genomic stretch tcccagctgtcatagggtgagaggcaggatacgccctggacaggtcaccggACTGATAAAACTTCATGTCACTCATTAGCAGACTTTAAAATAAACCCGTAGAGTAATGAACACACCTGAGGTTGGTTGTGTTGGAAGTGATGTATAAAACTAGGATGTATTTATCTTATAGTTTGTATATCAAGAGCCTGTATAGAAGACACCAACACCaaggacatttttattgtttgaactGGTAAATAATCAGAAGCGTTTTTTGGTTTGTGGATTTTAAGATTGTTTTCTAGAACTACCAACAGAAATATGAACTGTACATAACTATTTCAATATGTGTGCAGTGGCCTGTAAttaaaaatggtgttttcaTTAGCGCAGATGGAGCCACTTCATCGTGTTGCGTTTCATGTCCCTGCAGTAGCTTAAGAAAAAGAACTGTTCATAATTGAACGAGCACTTAATGCTTGGAAGAGGGTGAtggtcagttgacagctcacatactacacacacacagaggccttTTATAGAAACATGTTTGCAACCAAAATTCTGCCAATAGTGAAACTGGAGAAAGAAGATGCATCAGAGCAGGAACTGTGGATCAgttcaaatatttttctgtaaCAGATACCAACACATGGTAAATACGTTTAGGATTtggacttttaaaaataagaaaaacatttatttccattgattataaatgtctttgctAACCCAAAGCTGACATCACAGTAGGAACATGTGCTCAAGATATAAACCACCAGAAATGCACAACATTACTCGAATGAGCAGGCACGAACATTGGGAAACCTTTAAATCTGCTCACTGCCAAAGCTTTTCAGCAGAAACTGCTGCACGTGAACTTTAATCCCCCTCTACACAGTCGTTGCTGAGCTGTTGCTCAGGGCTGAGGCCGGTCTCAGCCTCAGCGGGCTCAGAGTCTTTGGGGGGAAGCGGGCTGGTTTGTTGCGTGGAGGTGTTGTTGGAAGGCTCGAGGTCAGGATCTTCTACAGTTTCATCTCCATCAGTAGAACCTTTGATGACATTTGGTGAGGATGCAGCTGGAGGTTTGTCTCCTAACATGTCAGCAGTCTGAGAGGCTGAAGGGCCTGAAAGGGTTGAGAATTAGAAACAGTGATGGTTTCAgtcaacacagacacactcagtcTACTACGATTTATAAAAGACAGGCAAAGCTGagataatgaaaaatgaaactgtaAACTGCAGGGTTCAAACTCATTGTTCAGGGTCAAAtttaagcactttaagcactttcaaggtccattatcaagcttttccagcacattaccaaaaaaacagtttgcatgttccactttgcatcacctcagtaagaccatgtaaaaattaaaacaaatcgtcttaggTTGACTTAAATGTTCTTTGTTCCTCTTTtgttaaaacagagaaaaatgcaccacacaaaaatactgaaaaaggaaatgGTTGTCTTATATGCATATAGTGCACAAACTCAAAAAACTCATTTCTCTCAAAAATGCAGATgtgcaaatgtgaacaaatcaacttgttagagATGCTCATCTCCACTTggaaaaaacaaccacacaaaagaagaaatctgCACAAATGAACAAGTCTgctcatcagatattgatgcttctttcctACGTGACACAACAACAGGAGACAGATGTTTGGTACTTTAACTAGTTAAGCACCCACACCACCAAAAAtgggggaaaagagaggagatCACATTTAATCGGTTATAACacgaggtcagaaatataagtgcaGACATGAGTGTCCACAGAAGCCTCTGAATCTCAGCtgtaaaccatttctacaaacaccaaacagttaaaagagcagttacatcaccatgaatctgtggacaggtaacatccatattttgatttatgattttctggagttaaatgtgacccaaagtattttatagcatataagctataaaatacttttaaaaattaggtgagggaaataatcatttttttctatgtttgagtcccagtaactttgacatagtaacatctgcagtaatatttaccCCTCTGATGACAGCTCACAagcgttagctttattttgataccaagactgtttacacagagtttgtaattgcagagaaatactccaTTTATTTTGGCCTCTTCATTTTCgagcaggaagctcagaaaAGCCCTGGGGGCCTAACAGGTCAAAGTTcattcccaataaaactaacTGTGAGATGTTTGACTACATTGCTCTCTGGATTATTGTTACAGTCCTAAATGATcagctttaaagtgtttgtgctaataacaccATGTACAGTAAGACAGGCATGGAGAACAGCACTGACGggaggctttgaacagatgacacactcagttcaattcaacatataagactttaaaaACGCACAAACATCGACCTAAAATCTATTTATTCAGTCCATCACCTGTCATAGAATTATGTCAAATAATAATGtattgttcatctcccttaaataaacaggcagccttaaagtatgaaacattcattcattaaaacactaaaatgtgTCTGTCGTCTCCGTGGCTGATAGAGCCCCACAGGCATCAATGTGAGCTTAAAGCcatttataatttttaaatggtttaatgtGTCGGTGCTcacgataaacacattttgaatgaaagccagGGAACTTCAGCAGCACAAGAAATGGCTTCTTTGTGCCCACATGCATCAGTCCCTCTTTTTACCAGTTTTTCTTTAAGGCTTAAGTTGGCTAGTTAAGTGTCGGACTAACGATTAAAGCTTTCACTTGAGTGAAGTCACTAATATTACTGCTACTGCTAAGTAATGTTAGCCAAGTTTAAAGCACACTGCATAAATCACCATGCCATAACTAACTGCTGTGCTAGCACTGCCGTACTCTATCacactcagtgcatttcaaTCATGTCTCTAGGAAGTTTGATagctagcaaaataataatcatagtTTTAAACATTAGCCTGTGTTATGTACACATACTCGAAATTATTTACTGTCATGTGACTCAAGAGTACAAATTCCTTCAGTGTCGTTTTCCATCGAACACTCATTAAAACAGCACGAACCCTGAAACTGCTTATTAAAATAATATGTATGTAAATAATAGTATGTTGCATTATAAAAAATTAAGCTTTTGACTGCCCTCCAGAGTTCACGTTAACTTCAGATCTCTGGAAGCTACACTACCCGAATGATGTCAGCTGTTTAGTTTCTATactggacagaaaaaaaaaaagggggggggggggggtggattGGCTCCTCTTAAGGAGGactaatgactaaaatgtgaaagTTTAAAGTCGATGAGTAAATCATGCTCGGGTAATACAATGGAAACGGTCTCATATCACCATCTAGTGTTATaaactgtaaacacatttttatgggTGAAGGCTCATAATAGAGACCGATCAACaggtcattttcttttctatggGTCTCATTTAAATCACATTACATCATTTCTGCGGTAAATGAGGACCCTGAAGAACGATTTAATGTCACTGTTAAAGATTTGTAGACAATAGATCGCAGACAGCTGGCTCCGCTTTAACTAAAGAGGAAGTAAAAACAGTTTGGATCACAAGtgtaaggcaaaaacaaaaatactacGCCTAATTGAAGCTGACATCAGACAGGCAGTAAAGAAATCAATGTTTTCTACATGCTTTGCCTCTTATTACCAAACTCCACACTAATGTGAGGAATCTCTGGTGGTTTGGACGAACTGTGCAATACGGGAACTCGTCACTCGACCTTCAGGGTTTCTGGTGGATATATACACTAGATCCACTTCACTATATTGTAAGGAGTATTCACTCACCACCCatcatccaaatcattgaattcaggtgatCCAGTAACTTCCACAGCTGTATagaatcaagcacctaggcatgcagactgctgctACTAAGTGGAAGTGTTTGGGAAcgacagcaactcagccatcAAGTGGTGGATCACGTAAAATCCCAGAGTGGGGGTCAGTGGATACTGAGGCGCACAGAGGTTGCTAATTTTCTGTGGAGTCCATCGCTCCAAACTTCACGTGGTCTCCAGATTAGCTAAAGAACAGTGCACAGAAAGCTTCGTGGAATCCATTTCCATGGCCGAGCAGCTGTAgtccaagccttacatcacaGAGTGCAACGCAAAGCAATGGGACACAGCGGTGTAAAGCACGCCGCCACTGGACTCTAGAACAGGAGAGATGCAGTCTATGGAGCGACGGATCACAGTTCTCAATCTGGAAAGCCGATAGACAAGTCAACTTAGCAGTTGCCAGGACAACAGAGCTCCAGGTTTGGTGGCAGGGGGATTTCGGTGCggggttgtttttcagaagTTGGGCTCAGTCTCTTcgttccagtgaaaggaactcttaatgcttcagcatgcaAAGACATTTTGGCTCCCGACTTTaagggaacagtttggggatggcttcttcctgttccagcatgactgggcaccagtgcacaaagcaaggtccacaAAGACATGAACTCTGGCATGGGAGTCCTGACCAGAACACCACTGGGATGAATGAGAGCAGAGATTTGGAGCCAGGCcttcaacatcagtgtctgaccttacAAATGGTCATAAACTCCCATAAACActcccagaagagttgaagctgatATAGCTGCACAGGCGGACGTCGTGAATGGGATGTCACTCGAGTTCATATGAGTGTGGGGGCAgatgagcaaacacttttggcaatatactgTACATtcaatgttttgctttttgtattttcatataAAGTTAATACACCAATGAAGCTAGATGATCCTTATGAACCTTCGCTGGATGTTTTGTAGCAGAATCATTAATTATTTCTGTTATATTGTGTCCCAGCTGTATGATACATTTTTGCCATTCTTACCAATTTGCTGCTGGCGTGCGCGCCTCTTTTCCAGGGCCCGCTGTCTGTTCAGCTCAATACGTTTCTGCTGCTCTTCGGTCAGAGAGGGAGTAGGTGGGGGAGCGAGGGCTTCGGCAATCTGCCCTTGGGGAGCATTAATAAAACTCTCTCTGCTGAACAGATCAGGATCCCCAAATGTTTCCAGTTCACGTTGTACCTCTTCGTCACCAGCACCTGAACACAATTTCAAGCAGTGCTGATAATTAAGTCCTGTGGAATATGGCAAGTATTTCCTATGTGCACCTGCAGGTGTGAATCCAccgtagggctgttcgatacaACGATATATACAAAAACGTctatttcattttacgctatcgtttgtttcgtggtgtcgcaaaataaactgtttacggcaatatttcttcatggttctgatgtcactgtagtaaagttctctctttctcttatatataaccacactacggacggacaagcgcctgtttttatgcgttgtcgttagcaacaacgacggtaaaaccatcgcgtgtccgcttgtttatgttccacataaacctttcagaataaagctcaagatcctgttgaggcttttcaaaataaacggaatcacgtgaaagagcagagtgtttacggatgagaagtaaaacagagccgccaggtgctaaaaaataaaccttagactcaaacgttagaacaggctttcccccgcagcacgccgtgtaataaatactcacaaagaaaacggcgccgttacaacttctgtctaaaaatgtgtcgtttcatgcatcggttaaaacactcgactccagctacatgacgcgcagctggaaacacttcacgcaagtcgagattcacagaattgacagaaaatgttacatttctgtgatttatatcgttatcggacgatagaattcttatatcgggagaTGAGACTTTGGTCATATCTCACAGCCCTAGTCCACCGTATCCCCATCAgtaatgatttttcttcttaCCATCTGTACTTGTAAAATCTTCATGTGTCAGGGGCATGTCCAGTCGTATTCGTTTAAGACATGTCTATAGAAGAATgagtaaaaaattacaaattctGAACATTAGGAATCCCACACGCTTGCAGGAAATATTCTACTGCTTCCTCTCACCTGCACTTCCTTTTTGCTGCCGAGCCTTTCCACTTTGTCAATAAAATCTTCAAATTGCAATTTGGGGTACAACCTGTGGGCccagttctccatcttctgcatcAGCAGCCGCAGGTCTGCAGCCTAATGGGGCAAACATCAAAAACAGCGAGTAGTGATATGAAAGAGGGCTGTGTGTGATAGGACGCTTCTTCTTCCCACTAAAAAATGACTTCCAGTCATTGGAACAAAAGACATCTTAATTTGGTAAACCAACCTCTGGTTCCCCTCACTCATTTTTGACCACGACAGAAAGGGCAACTTTTGACCTTTTAGTCTCAAACCAAATTTAGGACATCTAATTAAAAGCTGACAGGCCAAACAGATTTAGCTCAAAAACCAATGTTCATTCACATCTGGTAATTGGTGGGACAGATGTTATCATATCCTACCTCGTGTCCTTTGCCTTTGAACTGGATATTGTCAAAGAGAGTGCCCAGAGCTGGAAGCCCTCGATCTGATATCAGCCTGGGAAAAAATATTAAGACTAAGTTAAACCATTAATGGATTACAAGCAGGGTTAGCAGCACATCCAGGCGTATTtggcttatccaattcaggatcGTGGATGGCTGAAGCCCATCCCAGCAGCCAGGTCGCCAgcctgtcacagggccaacacagacAGACCCTCTGAATGGAAATGTCAGTGCCTTCAGATGTACCATGTTCAGAAGGCAGTAGcttgttggggggggggtaGGGTGTTTGGTTTTCAGGGTGCCCACAACCTTTCTTTTCCTACCTGTTTGTACATAAGGCAGTATAATGAGAAATAGTCAAATTTCtccatctaaaaataaaaaattgctatatatatatatatatatatatatatatatatatagcaaagTTGCAattaatttgaatattttatcaaatgaaaatctatgtttttctttaatacaGCTTGCAAGTTTTATCCTAAGTATAATCGACGTTCTTACTTAAAAGCTTATTTAACATCCTTTGATTTAGTATAACTTAGTTCTGTCCAGGAACATTGTGAACAGAACAGTAACAGAGGAGTGCCACTGGAACACCCACTGGGAGACTACTGGGAACGAGCCTGACTTATGGTTGGCAATACTAACCAGGTTCACACTATAGGTGTACAGAGACTGGAAacatctttctcacacacatccAGGGATGTCTCCAACGCTCTGACAATTTTCAGTCTGGGAATTTTGCCCATCCAAATGATGAAAACAACAATGGTATTAGagtctttcttctttaaatgactGGCAGAGTGAAGCTGCACCATCATCACACAGATGCAGTCATTTGTACCCGCCGCTAAAGCGTAAGAAGACGCTGCAGTACTCTGCGAAACGACAGGTGTCGCCACTCAGATAATATCACATCACTTTTTTTGTGCAAAGTTCTTTCCACAAACTTACGTTTTCAAACATTTGCAACAactctgtgtgtcagtgtgtctctgaGCCTCTGTGCACGATTATTAGTGAAACGGTGATAAAAACCAGTGCAGTCGCAGACTCGTGTTCAACCTGGCTGCAACACTGACAGTCTGCACACGTCAATCAATGATTTTGGCCTCCTTGTGTCCCAGCTCACACAAGATGACATCAAATTCCTATTTAAATGCgcattttaatgcatttcaaCCCTCTGTCGTGATATAAATGTCTTTGCTACCTGTGGGAGTCCAGCTTGGGTTGGGGTCTCTTCACGCCTCTCCTTTTAGCAGTAGGGACATCAGCCAGCTGTGATACCTCACCTTCATCTCCTGCATTGAAAACACATGACAACAGGATGTGTTTCTAACTCATTCTGTTGGCAGCGTGGCAAACTTCAAGCTTATCTTTAAATCCAGACAAATTATAGACTGGAGGTTACAGAAGAAATGTGCTGGTTTGAACAGTATCTGATAGGTTTCATTTGCTCacgcaaacaaaaacatgtgtgttgttattgttagaAACATCCAGTCTCAGAGAGATGCTGAAAAACCAGTTCATGCATTTGTTAATTCTAGGCTGAACTAacaaattcattattatcaagcTGTTCCAAAAAGCTTTGTGGAAGGACTATGAGAGGTTGTATTTCTCCCACATTAGCCTTTTTTCCTGAATCTTATTTTTCTATGATTCTTCATTAAAtcatgaatttaaaatacaaagttCTGAATCATcacatcttaaagacctcatagtaatCCTGTAAGAGCACAGCAGCATCTACCATCTGCAAAAGGGTCTCCTTCCTCCTGGCCTCCCCGGCCTGGGGAGTGTGGTGGTGGGAGTGGGGGGAAAGCTTCATCCTCTATGCCGTCATAGTCAGGAATGTCCTGCAGGCTATTTTCCTGTGGGTCAACCATGGTGAGTCGGTCCTGGAGACAAAGTAAAAGACGTGTGAGCCCCAGTCGTCAACAGCATCAGCATTAAGTTACATGAATTTAACTGCAAGttgaaaaaatgacatttatttcTGTAAGAGTAATTCTTTACTGTGTTACAACATCAACATGAAAACCTAAAAAAACTggcatttacttttttctttttttacatcaacAGGAGGAGCTGTACAGACACTCATCCCACCTGGAATTATACCCCAAATTCAGAAATGTACTATTATGATACATTAATGGTCCATTATGTTTGTTTCACAGTTATATACATAATACAATTTAtagatttgtatatatttacatTCTATCAGGGATGAACTGGTTGTGAACCTTTGGGCTGAtaatgacatttaaaagttaCAATTTGGATGAATTATTACTGCGATACTTCTTTTGGACTCTGTAGTACCACAGAAATATCATTAAAGTAACAGGTTTGTTTTAAAGTCTTTCAGCTGTTCCGTAagcatcatcgtcatcatcatttatatagcactttaaaaacacacctggcaGACCGAAGTGCTGCACAATACAAATGTAGtaataaaatagcaaaaaacaaacatagcaATAAAGTAAACTCTTGAGCCAAAATGATGTGAcacaactagggctgccacaaacgattattttgatagtcgactagtcaccgattatttatgcgattagtcgactaatcagatcatcatccactggacgtaaaactacagcttattgcaccatgCAGCatatgctcttatataactatcattagcttacagctttaagcttttaaggtgctaactaaaaataaagacaagatgatagtttattcaattttaatgaaatttgcagattgtttcggtaaagtttaataaactccttgctatctaaaatataacaggacaccagagtatattctccagcatctcacacttctgataatcagctgtctgcttgacgtttattcagctgtgtaaaaactataactttaatctcagacaaaccgatttactcaggaacaaataaaatactaaaaaaaaaaaaagccaaacaacaacatttttaatttatctaagtgactcatatatatttaacctgagtagcgaaagacggcggtgggtttgaaaacaatttgcctggagtccggtgttctcaccgtgctagtgacctagcccccggctagctattgagctagtgggtaacagacgactctgaaaacgtcggagcgcttttgaaaatatgtggtgtcctgataaactgagccgatatttgaggtttacacagctacattctcagctgaaaatatgttaaacgtttattttgtgacccagaaagaataataagagtaatattaaaactaactagctgccgccattgttgtaaactgagctgggccgcgctatgaattctgggacacagctgcttcttcttcttcttcttcttcttcttcttcttcggggtttaacggcagctggcatccttgtacatgcagtgctgccatcttctgtttcagtccgttattacactcttaaatcctgctacttattcctgcgtcttttgggatcttacaaagcttcaaacgacgcgtcgactattaaatcagtcatcgacgattttgatagtcgacgtaatcgtgactagtcgacaaatcgtggcagccctagacacaacacagacacaaaaggaaATCTTCTACATTGTTTTGCTGTTCACACAAGTTCTAATGCTACCCTTTGTTTCTGGAAGGAGACGATTTTCTGTCCAGTATTAAAGTTCAAAGAACAGGGTATCCGTCTCCAGTGGGCTGCTAAACAAGTTTACCAGAAAAATCAGACCCACGGTCATGTTGTGTCACTTTGTCATTCCCTGTTATTGCTGCTGACTAATCACTCAAACTGACAGACTTtggatataaaacaaacaatttaaacatttagaAGTTAAACATCTTCTCGGATTCCTTTTGCTGCACATGTCTATGTATGTATTTGCTGTACAGTGTCATTTGTTTGGAACATTAATCTTGATGTATACAtaaacatttgatttaaaaaacgtgtttaaaaatgaacactGACACAATTAAACACAACACTGGTGCACGGTGACTGCAAACAGAAGCAGCTGCTTGTATCCTCCTGTGGATACAAACCAGCAAGAACTCATCAGATCTCTGTCACTTACCATTAATGAAGTTTggcttttattaataaacagagaGCACGGATATctatggaagaaatatagtatcatcagaattcaagtatttttagacattgaatttatgacactgaatttttatcctccaaatttccctgcaaaaatattcacctgcaaaaattcacctgcaaaaattcacctgaaaaaaattcacctgcaaaaattcacctgaaaaaaattcacctgaaaaaattCAACTGCAAAAGTGATGAACTTTAATGACCCAAGCCAGAGCAATCAGCACCAGATCGAGTCGAGTGGCTCTCAGCCAATTAAATTACGCTGTTTGATCACACGACACCGttagccagcagtgtgtctcctaaaagagagctgtttaaaggtgagtgattaagtttttctcctaaatagagatcattacagaacgcctagtcctacttaaaatcccatttattattattattttttttatcatctactCGAACTAAGGAAAACGTTTGACTAACTCAAAGACAATTTCCACGCCTCCCCTGCCTGACTGCAGAGGCAGTTTTGAATTTAGGAGCGCCAAGATGGCAGCGGCAAACCCTGGCGGCTCTCCggtgagtatatatatatatatttttttatcttcaagtttgtcttttgaaaccttaattttatttaaatccgttgctcacgtataaagtacacagacggggtctttgctcaactcgtctgaggcgtgtctcactaagcgctacatgctagcatcctgctaaccgagctaccctttacatgctgtgctttagaaaataggatactcgttaaaaaaaatactccgcagatattgattgatagatagacgaacactgcaaatataatgTTGGAAACGAGAACGGCCTTTAGTGAAGGGGTAAAATACACCATGAATAAAGCCATAGAGTGAATGGCTGCCATGGTTGCAGAACAGCCTGATTTAATGACAAGAATGGGGAAGAGTGAGGTGAAGTGAACCACAGCCACAAAACACGGTCAGACAAGGCGGCAAAAGGGCAGTGATCTGTCCGTCAGTATGAAgttggtgtgtgctttggtgaacaaaaactccagactggtagcaggaagatgggagactcgtgtttcactggaatagtggtgaattaaaacatcctttgttggggacatttcggtgtaaatgcatccatacaggcaagacagaggcagaccagacagtgaagaaaacaaggcaaacattagaaatataaaaacggaaatataggatgagtcggggatgagttcctgccccaagtggaggagttcaagtatctcggggtcttgttcgcgagtgatgggagaagggagccggagatcgacagacggattggggctgcagctgcagtaatgcggacgctgcaccggtccgtcgtggtgaagagggagctgagtgtaaaagcgaagctctcaatttaccggtcgatctacgtccctaccctcacctatggccttTACATGACTAACGTCCCCTCTTCTCCCTACCTCACATTAGCCCCCATCTTTCTTCCAGGTGGAAAAGACCCGTCACCTTCTGGGAGTGGCGGCTCCCGTGGGAACAGCTCCCACCACCAAGTCCCTGAGTGAGTCTCTGTCCCCCAGCGTGAGCTCCAGCACTCTGTCCACGTCCACCTCCGCCTCCTCGCAgatctccagcaccacctttgaAAGCGTGAGAAGGAGCTGGCCACCAAGGTGAGAAAAACGTGGGCTTAGTGGGcgttcttgttgctgccttcttccttctctgctcggtcttgttcctgttgtgttgtagtgcctgcgccttctgacacacaccttcaatactgaatacaaccagctggtgaacagcatcagtgactgcaaggtgagaaataatacaaagaaataaaaaaatagccttTCTGTGTCACATCAGGGAGTTCCTATATTGACGTCTACCTcatcctgctgttgtttcacttcagctttctcTCATCTCACCGATCGGACGTGATCCATCCGTGACGAGCTTCAGCAGTGCCACCCTCACCCCTTCCTCTACCTGCCCCTCTCTCTCGGACTCGCGCTGTGGCTCCATGGGCCagaagtaaacatatttttaggaaCATTGACCTCGATCTGCAAACGGTTATTGACAGGTTATCCATTTGATTCTAACTTGGTGTGATTTGTGTTAAAGGACCCCTGAGAACAGCTCACGTGCCTCCAGTCCCTCCTGCTCAGACTGTGAAAACTTCCCGATGGTTCCCACTCTGGAGACCTCCTACCTTGCGCGGGCTGCAAAGAACGAGTTCCTGAACTTGGTGCCTGATATTGAAGAAATGCGACCAGGGTGAGTAATGCCATATTAACCCAAATACTGTCACTATGACATGTGTCTCACAGACCAAATGTAAGTCGACACTCATGTTCTCTAGTTCAAGCGGAAATGATGTGGATCGATTCAAATTCCTGAGCCTGGATGatttcagctggaaacaaaccaactctgcttcttcctcagataattcaattcaattttatttatatagcgccaaatcacaacaaaagtcgcctcaaggcgcttcatagatacagagaaaaacccaacaatcatatgaccccctatgagcaagcactttggcgacagtgggaa encodes the following:
- the LOC112435304 gene encoding TIMELESS-interacting protein-like, which codes for MVDPQENSLQDIPDYDGIEDEAFPPLPPPHSPGRGGQEEGDPFADGDEGEVSQLADVPTAKRRGVKRPQPKLDSHRLISDRGLPALGTLFDNIQFKGKGHEAADLRLLMQKMENWAHRLYPKLQFEDFIDKVERLGSKKEVQTCLKRIRLDMPLTHEDFTSTDGAGDEEVQRELETFGDPDLFSRESFINAPQGQIAEALAPPPTPSLTEEQQKRIELNRQRALEKRRARQQQIGPSASQTADMLGDKPPAASSPNVIKGSTDGDETVEDPDLEPSNNTSTQQTSPLPPKDSEPAEAETGLSPEQQLSNDCVEGD